CCGCTGTACAAAGCCGGCCACGACTATCAGCTCCTGCTCACGTTCGGGCTCTCGCTCATCGTCACGGAGGGCATCATCATCGTCTGGAGCCCCGTCGGCATGAGCCAGCTCCCGCCGCCTCTCCTTCGGGGCGGCGTCAACCTCGGCATCACGTTCTACCCGAAGTACCGCCTCTTCGTGATGGTCGCGGCCGCGCTTCTCGTATTCGGCGCCTGGCTCTTCCTCGAGAAGACGCGCTACGGGGCCATCATGCGCGCGGGCATCGAGGACAAGGAGATGGTCTCCCTCCTCGGCATCGACATCCACCGCCTCTTCACCGCGGCCTTCGCGATGGGCTGCGTCCTGGCCGGGATAGCCGGCGCCCTGACCGCGCCGATCCGGGGCCTGAACCCCTGGATGGGCGTGGACATGCTCGGCATCGCCTTCGTCGTCGTCGCGCTGGCGGGGCTCGGCAACCTGCTGGGCTCCATCGTGGCAGGATTGCTCGTCGGCGTGGCCCAGAGCCTCGTGGCGCTCTTCTGGCCCGAAGCCTCTGTAGCCGTCATCTTCGCCGTCATGGCGGCCGTCCTCCTCGTGCGGCCTCAA
This genomic window from Candidatus Methylomirabilota bacterium contains:
- a CDS encoding branched-chain amino acid ABC transporter permease, which translates into the protein IIIVWSPVGMSQLPPPLLRGGVNLGITFYPKYRLFVMLAAALLVLAPLGVGLLGVLIEYGGIRPLYKAGHDYQLLLTFGLSLIVTEGIIIVWSPVGMSQLPPPLLRGGVNLGITFYPKYRLFVMVAAALLVFGAWLFLEKTRYGAIMRAGIEDKEMVSLLGIDIHRLFTAAFAMGCVLAGIAGALTAPIRGLNPWMGVDMLGIAFVVVALAGLGNLLGSIVAGLLVGVAQSLVALFWPEASVAVIFAVMAAVLLVRPQGLFGIR